The Streptomyces avermitilis MA-4680 = NBRC 14893 genome contains a region encoding:
- a CDS encoding AfsR/SARP family transcriptional regulator: MEFQLLGPVEAREGARRVALSGSKVHTVLAVLLLARGRVVGDSRLSSLLWGWDPPATMNAQIYTYISRLRKHLGSDVELVRRQPGYQLLAEGSHVDMVEFERLDRLGRGALEERRFPEAGELLRRALDLWQGPALSNVTPHLAEAELPRLEESRMSALERRIEADLALARHQRLVPELTGLVGEFPVRERLRAQLMTALYRCGRQAEALRAFHEGRDVLAEELGVDPGTDLTDTYQAVLTGELSRLPQPARLPTSAPYASPYSAPYASPSAPVMLPPDTADFTGRENQFTELCARLAPPPADRRSAFRPRRLLITGMAGVGKTALAVRVAHAVAAEFPDGLLYARLHHEDGTVKDSCAVLAQLLRALGDPSAGLPAPDGSPLQLDELIRRYRTRTAGRRLLILLDDAANELQLDALLPGTSDAAVLVTSRSRLSAVPGSRTVALDPMDRKESLALLAAIAGNARLAVEPEAARTVTEVCAGLPLALRIAGTRLASRPLWPAARLARRLADPATRLGELRVGELDVRRRLDAALRQLPAPELELLRTLVRRGAEPFAATSAALLLGLPETAAEEFLERLVEVSLLEMTGIDSAGEPRYRLHALVRLVVRAGREQRTDRPFTRAS; encoded by the coding sequence ATGGAATTCCAGCTTCTGGGACCCGTGGAGGCCAGAGAGGGCGCGCGCCGCGTCGCCCTGTCCGGCTCGAAGGTGCACACGGTTCTCGCTGTACTGCTGCTCGCGCGAGGCCGCGTGGTGGGTGACAGCCGGCTGAGTTCGCTGCTGTGGGGGTGGGACCCGCCGGCCACGATGAACGCCCAGATCTACACGTACATATCAAGGCTCAGGAAGCATCTGGGCTCCGATGTCGAGCTCGTCCGCCGGCAGCCCGGGTACCAGTTGCTCGCCGAGGGCTCCCATGTCGACATGGTGGAGTTCGAGCGTCTGGACCGGCTCGGGCGCGGGGCGCTGGAGGAGCGGCGGTTCCCGGAGGCCGGGGAGCTGCTGCGGCGCGCGCTCGACCTGTGGCAGGGTCCCGCGCTCTCGAATGTGACGCCCCATCTCGCCGAGGCCGAGCTGCCGCGCCTCGAGGAGTCCAGGATGAGCGCCCTCGAGCGTCGCATCGAGGCCGATCTCGCCCTCGCCCGGCACCAGCGCCTGGTTCCCGAACTCACCGGCCTGGTGGGCGAGTTCCCGGTGCGGGAGCGGCTGCGCGCCCAGCTGATGACGGCGCTGTACCGGTGCGGCCGGCAGGCCGAGGCGCTGCGCGCCTTCCACGAGGGCCGCGACGTGCTCGCCGAGGAGCTGGGGGTGGACCCCGGCACCGATCTCACGGACACCTACCAGGCCGTGCTGACCGGCGAGCTGAGCCGGTTGCCGCAGCCCGCGCGGCTGCCCACGTCCGCCCCGTACGCGTCGCCGTACTCCGCGCCGTACGCGTCGCCGTCCGCACCCGTCATGCTGCCGCCCGACACCGCCGACTTCACCGGCCGGGAGAACCAGTTCACCGAGCTGTGCGCCCGGCTCGCTCCGCCCCCGGCCGACCGGCGCTCCGCGTTCCGCCCGCGCCGACTGCTGATCACCGGCATGGCCGGTGTCGGCAAGACGGCGCTCGCCGTCCGCGTCGCACACGCCGTCGCCGCCGAGTTCCCCGACGGTCTGCTGTACGCCCGGCTGCACCACGAGGACGGCACCGTCAAGGACTCCTGCGCGGTCCTCGCCCAACTGCTGCGCGCACTCGGCGATCCGTCCGCCGGCCTGCCGGCCCCCGACGGGTCGCCGCTCCAACTGGACGAGCTGATCCGCCGCTACCGCACCCGGACGGCGGGCCGCAGGCTGCTGATCCTGCTGGACGACGCGGCGAACGAGCTTCAGCTGGACGCGCTGCTTCCGGGCACCTCGGACGCCGCCGTCCTCGTCACGAGCCGCAGCAGGCTGTCCGCGGTGCCCGGCTCGCGCACGGTCGCCCTGGACCCGATGGACCGGAAGGAGTCGCTCGCCCTGCTCGCGGCCATCGCCGGGAACGCGCGTCTCGCCGTGGAGCCGGAAGCCGCCCGGACCGTCACCGAGGTGTGCGCGGGGCTGCCGCTGGCGCTGCGGATCGCCGGGACGCGGCTCGCCTCCCGGCCGCTGTGGCCGGCGGCCCGGCTCGCCCGGCGGCTCGCCGACCCGGCCACCCGCCTCGGCGAGCTGCGGGTCGGTGAACTCGACGTACGGCGCCGCCTCGACGCGGCACTGCGGCAACTGCCCGCGCCGGAGCTGGAGCTGCTGCGCACGCTCGTCCGCCGCGGTGCCGAGCCGTTCGCGGCGACCTCGGCCGCGCTGCTGCTCGGTCTGCCCGAGACGGCGGCCGAGGAGTTCCTGGAGCGGCTCGTCGAGGTGTCCCTCCTGGAGATGACCGGCATCGACTCCGCGGGCGAGCCCCGCTACCGGCTGCACGCCCTGGTGCGGCTCGTCGTGCGGGCCGGCCGGGAACAGCGCACGGACCGGCCGTTCACCAGGGCGAGCTGA
- a CDS encoding DedA family protein, translating into MMAWLAERVLAYGSFGILATVLLLPALEAALPLVGALLPGQTAVVMGGLLAWHGRVPVVAALVTAVVGAVLGNVAGYAVGRRFSARLLARVPADGRRRRYTDRALGLIERRGGSAVFVGRFTAVLRTLVPTLCGATRMPLRRYLAWSVVSSVVWAPAFVLIGYVMGPAGPG; encoded by the coding sequence ATGATGGCTTGGCTGGCCGAGCGCGTCCTGGCCTACGGAAGCTTCGGCATCCTCGCCACGGTGCTGCTGCTGCCCGCGCTGGAGGCGGCCCTGCCGCTGGTCGGCGCGCTGCTGCCGGGGCAGACCGCGGTGGTGATGGGCGGCCTGCTCGCCTGGCACGGGCGCGTTCCCGTCGTGGCGGCCCTGGTGACCGCGGTCGTCGGAGCGGTGCTCGGCAACGTCGCCGGGTACGCCGTCGGGCGGCGCTTCAGCGCCCGGCTCCTCGCGCGGGTACCGGCCGACGGGCGGCGCCGGCGCTACACCGACCGCGCCCTCGGCCTGATCGAACGGCGCGGTGGCAGCGCCGTGTTCGTCGGCCGCTTCACCGCCGTCCTGCGGACCCTCGTGCCCACCCTGTGCGGAGCCACCCGGATGCCGTTGCGCCGCTACCTCGCCTGGTCGGTCGTCAGCAGCGTCGTATGGGCGCCCGCCTTCGTCCTGATCGGGTACGTCATGGGGCCGGCCGGGCCCGGGTGA
- a CDS encoding sensor histidine kinase → MHPRNVWQAMSRPGFLLSSWPWRSVLYLLTGAAAGIAALVGIVTVAVIGGALAVVLVGLPLLVCVALAGIPVASMERRRLALIDLDPATDQHRTPSAPGLWAWLRTRLREQATWRELGYALLFAGLLWPVDALVVTVGLLFPVSMVATPLLMATIGGGDEAKVLKQWTVTTWPGAFGVAVLGLVLLVLCAYALGLAGGARAELTRLLIASREADLDAKVTELASSRVRLVDAFEAERRRIERDLHDGAQQRLVALTMTLGLARLDAPPGPLADQLAKAHEEAGKALEELRELIHGIHPKVLADYGLEAAVADAADRSVVPVDVGLELPGRLPEAVEAAAYFVVCEALANVAKHSGASRAEVSGGHRDGRLVLEVHDDGGGGANAADGSGLTGLADRVSVLDGRLALSSPPGGPTLLRVEIPCERTDPCA, encoded by the coding sequence ATGCACCCTCGGAATGTGTGGCAGGCCATGTCCAGGCCGGGCTTCCTGCTGTCGTCGTGGCCGTGGCGGTCGGTCCTGTATCTGCTCACCGGGGCGGCGGCCGGGATCGCCGCGCTGGTGGGGATCGTGACCGTGGCCGTGATCGGCGGCGCCCTCGCCGTCGTCCTGGTGGGGCTGCCGCTGCTGGTCTGTGTGGCGCTGGCCGGAATCCCGGTCGCCTCCATGGAGCGGCGCAGGCTGGCGCTGATCGACCTGGACCCGGCGACGGACCAGCACCGCACGCCTTCCGCCCCCGGGCTGTGGGCCTGGCTGCGGACCCGGCTGCGGGAACAGGCGACCTGGCGGGAACTCGGCTACGCGCTGCTGTTCGCGGGGCTGCTCTGGCCCGTCGACGCCCTCGTGGTCACGGTGGGCCTGCTGTTCCCCGTGTCGATGGTGGCCACTCCGCTGCTGATGGCCACCATCGGGGGCGGCGACGAGGCGAAGGTGCTCAAGCAGTGGACGGTCACCACCTGGCCGGGAGCGTTCGGGGTCGCCGTGCTCGGCCTGGTCCTGCTGGTGCTCTGCGCCTACGCGCTGGGCCTCGCGGGCGGCGCCCGGGCGGAACTGACGCGGCTTCTGATCGCCTCCAGAGAAGCCGACCTGGACGCCAAGGTCACCGAACTCGCCAGCTCACGCGTCCGGTTGGTCGACGCGTTCGAGGCCGAGCGGCGCCGCATCGAACGAGATCTGCACGACGGGGCCCAGCAGCGGCTCGTCGCCCTGACGATGACACTCGGCCTGGCCCGCCTGGACGCCCCGCCGGGACCGCTCGCCGACCAGCTCGCCAAGGCGCACGAAGAGGCCGGCAAGGCCCTGGAGGAGCTGCGGGAACTCATCCACGGCATCCACCCCAAGGTCCTCGCGGACTACGGCCTCGAGGCGGCCGTCGCCGACGCCGCCGACCGCTCCGTGGTCCCCGTGGACGTAGGCCTGGAGCTGCCCGGCCGGCTGCCCGAAGCGGTGGAGGCCGCCGCCTACTTCGTGGTCTGCGAGGCCCTCGCCAACGTCGCCAAGCACAGCGGGGCGAGCCGCGCCGAGGTGAGCGGCGGACACCGGGACGGCCGACTGGTCCTCGAGGTGCACGACGACGGCGGCGGTGGCGCGAACGCGGCGGACGGCAGCGGGCTGACCGGACTCGCCGACCGGGTGTCGGTGCTCGATGGCAGACTTGCGCTGTCCAGCCCGCCGGGTGGACCGACCCTGCTGCGTGTGGAGATTCCTTGCGAGCGAACCGACCCCTGCGCGTAG
- a CDS encoding ABC transporter ATP-binding protein — MSNDAIQLRSVSRRYGAGGGAVTALDQVSLAFPRGTFTAVMGPSGSGKSTLLQCAAGLDRPTSGSVTVGDTELTKLSETKLTLLRRDRIGFVFQAFNLLPSLTAEQNVALPLRLAGRRPRKTEVREVLAQVGLGDRAGHRPTEMSGGQQQRVALARALITRPDVLFGDEPTGALDSQTSREVLTLLRGMVDSEGQTVIMVTHDPVAASYADRVVFLVDGRVNGELIGASAEDIAARMTKLEAAPC; from the coding sequence ATGAGTAACGACGCGATCCAGTTGCGTTCCGTGAGCAGGCGATACGGTGCGGGAGGCGGCGCGGTGACCGCCCTCGACCAGGTGTCGCTCGCCTTCCCCAGGGGCACCTTCACCGCCGTCATGGGGCCGTCCGGCTCCGGCAAGTCCACCCTTCTGCAGTGCGCGGCCGGACTCGACCGGCCCACCTCCGGCTCGGTCACCGTCGGCGACACCGAACTGACGAAGCTCAGCGAGACGAAGCTGACCCTGCTGCGCCGTGACCGCATCGGCTTCGTGTTCCAGGCGTTCAACCTGCTGCCGTCGCTGACCGCGGAACAGAACGTGGCGCTGCCGCTGCGCCTGGCCGGACGCCGCCCCCGCAAGACGGAGGTCCGCGAGGTGCTGGCGCAGGTCGGGCTCGGCGACCGGGCCGGGCACCGGCCCACCGAGATGTCCGGCGGCCAGCAGCAGCGCGTCGCCCTGGCCCGGGCCCTGATCACCCGCCCCGACGTCCTCTTCGGCGACGAGCCCACCGGCGCGCTCGACTCGCAGACCAGCCGGGAGGTGCTCACCCTGCTGCGCGGCATGGTCGACAGCGAGGGCCAGACGGTCATCATGGTCACGCACGACCCGGTGGCCGCCTCGTACGCCGACCGGGTCGTCTTCCTCGTCGACGGACGGGTCAACGGCGAGCTGATCGGGGCGAGCGCCGAGGACATCGCCGCACGCATGACCAAGCTGGAGGCCGCGCCGTGCTGA
- a CDS encoding ABC transporter permease, translating to MLSVALRTLRARWVTFVGSFVALSLGVGLLAVMGLALASSLDAPDREPERFAAAPVVVKGPDTLRVPTPIGDRVQKLAQPRAVPAALKTELKKLGPVVEDRAFAVRARGGPGELVGHPWSTAAFAPYEISAGSAPRAADQVVVSGDWATVGQRLRTDRGTVRVVGTVAGLGFENAVFFSDARAAELAPVSVQLVVDADAAAVRDAARDSTGVSVLTGDRRRLADADPDRDSEALVAMNAMFGTAGGVTAFVSVFVVASTFAFAVAQRRREFGLLRTAGATPGQIRRMVISEAFLVGVLASAAGCVFGAYGAPRLAQWVVDNELAPSWFTIGDYTWPYYMAFWTGLLVALCGAVAASWRAGRTGPTEALREASVDTRTMTWGRWLSGLALLLTAVGTLVFALATEPGDLLHRKTYVSRPMLLITAVALLAPVLVRPMTRLIAWLPAQLPGATGMLVRENAAAGVRRTAAVAAPVLVTVALAGSLLGATATLNEAKATETRAQTAANFVVSPGSSEGFDAAALTRLREVPGAKVSATSTSAVYVLEDGVALIKSEARAADPAMLATTTRLPLAAGRVTDLDDDSIIVNEEWARHTVGQSVAVWLGDGTKKTLKIAAVMHTGTGNNGVYVTPGNAQGASVDRVDVSVADGADASAVAAGLREAVRSEGGQVLTKDAWVRASYPETNRTTRLGFILVLGIALVYTAIALANTLVMATSDRVRDLAVLRLAGATRWQVLRLVGAEALMVVAVGGVLGLLAAGLNLAGMWGALGLLEVWSSIELPWPVLGAAVAVCAVLAVVSAMAPAGVSLRRRAVELAGMRE from the coding sequence GTGCTGAGCGTCGCCCTGCGCACCCTGCGCGCCCGCTGGGTCACCTTCGTCGGCAGCTTCGTCGCGCTCTCCCTGGGCGTCGGTCTGCTCGCCGTCATGGGCCTGGCCCTCGCGTCGTCCCTGGACGCACCGGACCGCGAGCCCGAGCGGTTCGCCGCGGCCCCGGTCGTGGTGAAGGGACCGGACACCCTGCGCGTGCCGACCCCCATCGGGGACCGGGTCCAGAAGCTGGCCCAGCCGCGCGCCGTACCGGCCGCCCTGAAGACCGAGCTGAAGAAGCTGGGTCCCGTGGTCGAGGACCGTGCCTTCGCCGTACGCGCCCGGGGCGGCCCCGGCGAGCTGGTGGGCCACCCCTGGTCGACCGCCGCCTTCGCCCCGTACGAGATCAGTGCCGGAAGCGCGCCCCGGGCCGCCGACCAGGTCGTCGTCAGCGGCGACTGGGCCACCGTGGGACAGCGGCTGCGGACCGACCGCGGCACCGTGCGGGTCGTCGGCACGGTGGCCGGGCTCGGCTTCGAGAACGCGGTCTTCTTCAGCGACGCGCGGGCCGCCGAACTGGCGCCTGTCAGCGTTCAGTTGGTGGTGGACGCCGACGCGGCCGCCGTGCGGGACGCGGCGCGGGACAGCACCGGGGTGAGCGTGCTCACCGGTGACAGGCGCCGGCTCGCCGACGCCGATCCCGACCGCGACAGCGAGGCCCTGGTCGCGATGAACGCCATGTTCGGCACGGCCGGCGGGGTCACCGCCTTCGTGTCGGTGTTCGTGGTGGCGTCGACCTTCGCGTTCGCCGTCGCCCAGCGGCGCCGCGAGTTCGGTCTGCTGCGCACCGCGGGCGCGACACCGGGCCAGATCCGCCGGATGGTCATCTCCGAGGCGTTCCTCGTCGGTGTCCTCGCGTCCGCCGCGGGCTGCGTGTTCGGCGCGTACGGTGCGCCGCGCCTCGCCCAGTGGGTGGTCGACAACGAGCTGGCCCCGTCCTGGTTCACCATCGGCGACTACACGTGGCCGTACTACATGGCCTTCTGGACGGGCCTGCTCGTGGCCCTGTGCGGCGCGGTGGCCGCGTCCTGGCGGGCCGGCAGGACCGGGCCGACCGAGGCGCTGCGCGAGGCGTCCGTCGACACCAGGACGATGACCTGGGGCCGCTGGCTGTCCGGTCTGGCCCTGCTGCTGACCGCCGTGGGCACGCTGGTCTTCGCGCTGGCCACCGAGCCGGGCGACCTGCTGCACCGCAAGACGTACGTCAGCCGGCCGATGCTGCTGATCACCGCGGTCGCGCTGCTCGCCCCCGTCCTGGTGCGGCCCATGACCCGGCTGATCGCCTGGCTGCCGGCCCAACTGCCGGGCGCCACCGGGATGCTGGTGCGGGAGAACGCCGCCGCGGGCGTGCGCCGTACCGCCGCCGTCGCGGCGCCCGTCCTGGTCACGGTCGCCCTCGCGGGCTCGCTGCTCGGCGCCACGGCGACGCTCAACGAGGCGAAGGCCACCGAGACCCGGGCGCAGACCGCCGCGAACTTCGTGGTGTCGCCGGGGAGTTCCGAGGGCTTCGACGCGGCCGCTCTCACCCGGCTGCGTGAGGTGCCGGGCGCCAAGGTCTCCGCCACCTCCACGAGCGCCGTGTACGTCCTCGAGGACGGCGTCGCGCTGATCAAGTCCGAGGCGCGGGCCGCCGATCCCGCGATGCTCGCCACCACGACGCGGCTGCCGCTGGCGGCGGGCCGGGTGACCGACCTCGACGACGACTCGATCATCGTGAACGAGGAGTGGGCGCGGCACACCGTCGGGCAGAGCGTGGCCGTCTGGCTCGGCGACGGCACGAAGAAGACCCTGAAGATCGCCGCGGTGATGCACACCGGCACCGGCAACAACGGCGTCTACGTCACCCCGGGCAACGCCCAGGGCGCGAGCGTCGACCGGGTCGACGTGTCGGTCGCGGACGGCGCCGACGCCTCGGCCGTGGCCGCCGGTCTGCGCGAGGCCGTGCGGTCCGAGGGCGGACAGGTCCTCACCAAGGACGCGTGGGTGCGGGCGAGCTACCCCGAGACCAACCGGACGACCCGCCTCGGCTTCATCCTGGTCCTCGGTATCGCCCTCGTCTACACGGCGATCGCCCTGGCCAACACGCTGGTCATGGCGACGTCCGACCGGGTGCGCGACCTGGCGGTGCTCCGCCTGGCCGGGGCCACCAGGTGGCAGGTGCTGCGCCTGGTGGGCGCGGAGGCGCTGATGGTGGTCGCGGTGGGCGGGGTGCTCGGGCTGCTGGCCGCGGGGCTCAACCTGGCCGGGATGTGGGGCGCCCTCGGGCTCCTCGAGGTGTGGTCCTCGATCGAGCTCCCCTGGCCGGTGCTCGGCGCGGCGGTGGCCGTCTGCGCCGTCCTGGCGGTCGTCTCGGCGATGGCCCCGGCCGGGGTCTCCCTGCGGCGCAGGGCCGTGGAACTGGCCGGCATGCGGGAGTGA